The following are from one region of the Quercus robur chromosome 1, dhQueRobu3.1, whole genome shotgun sequence genome:
- the LOC126726239 gene encoding auxin response factor 4 isoform X1 — translation MEIDLNHAVSEVEKNAYCNGNCGKVGCVCCLSSSTSSCSSNSSSPPNVSSSIYLELWHACAGPLTSLPKKGNVVVYFPQGHLEQAASASPFSPMEMPTFDLQPQIFCSVVNVQLLANKENDEVYTQVTLLPLPELVGKNSEGKELEELGVDEEGGGGSPTKSTPHMFCKTLTASDTSTHGGFSVPRRAAEDCFPPLDYKQQRPSQELVAKDLHGVGWTFRHIYRGQPRRHLLTTGWSLFVSQKNLVSGDAVLFLRGENGELRLGIRRAVRPRNGLPDSIIGNENSYPKVLSLVANATSTKSKFHVFYSPRASHADFVIPYQKYVKSITNPVTIGTRFKMRFEMDDSPERRCSGVVTGISDMDPYRWPNSKWRCLMVRWDEDIASDHRDRVSPWEIDPSVSLPPLSIQSSPRLKKLRTGLQPAPPDNPVTAGGGGFLDFEESVRSSKVLQGQENIGFISPFYGCDTVNRPLDFEMRSPAHQNRASTGIEKSNISEFLTAHPTTYTGFVESDRFPKVLQGQEICPLRSLTRKSEFNLDAWRKPSPGCNSFNMYQASKPNFYPLESESLQSMYFHYKDIYKAGSDPRMRSYANNLTRENVSFNPSSIQTGVITNEFGKPNLPNEHRPATHVPAPPTLGTNMRNPKDENFNGIVTGCKLFGFSLTGETPNSQVSGKRSCTKVHKQGSLVGRAIDLSRLNGYGDLLSELERLFSMEGLLQDPDKGWRILYTDSENDVMVVGDDPWHEFCNVVSKIHIYTQEEVEKMTIGLISDDTQSCLEQAPVVMEASKSSSVGQPDSSPTVIRV, via the exons ATGGAAATTGATCTGAACCATGCAGTGAGTGAGGTGGAGAAGAATGCATATTGTAATGGGAATTGTGGCAAGGTTGGCTGTGTCTGTTGTTTGTCCTCTTCTacttcttcatgttcttcaaaTTCATCTTCACCTCCCAATGTGTCTTCTTCCATTTATTTGGAGCTCTGGCATGCTTGTGCTGGCCCTCTCACCTCTCTGCCCAAGAAAGGAAATGTGGTTGTCTACTTCCCTCAAGGTCACTTAGAACAAGCTGCCTCAGCCTCTCCTTTCTCACCCATGGAGATGCCAACCTTTGATCTCCAACCACAGATCTTCTGCAGTGTTGTAAATGTTCAACTTTTA GCAAACAAGGAGAATGATGAGGTCTACACACAGGTTACTTTGCTTCCCCTTCCAGAG tTGGTGGGAAAGAATTCAGAAGGAAAAGAGCTTGAGGAGTTAGGGGTGGATGAGGAAGGGGGTGGAGGATCACCCACAAAGTCTACTCCCCACATGTTCTGCAAAACACTCACTGCTTCTGATACCAGCACTCATGGAGGCTTCTCTGTTCCTCGTAGAGCTGCTGAAGACTGTTTCCCTCCTTTG GATTATAAGCAGCAGAGGCCCTCTCAAGAGCTTGTTGCAAAAGACCTGCATGGCGTGGGATGGACGTTTCGACATATTTATAGAG gTCAGCCAAGGCGGCATCTGCTCACTACAGGATGGAGTCTTTTCGTAAGCCAAAAGAATCTTGTTTCAGGGGATGCTGTGCTCTTTCTAAG GGGTGAAAATGGAGAGCTGAGGTTAGGAATTAGAAGAGCTGTTCGACCAAGAAATGGTCTTCCCGATTCAATTATTGGCAATGAGAATTCTTATCCGAAAGTGCTTTCACTAGTGGCCAATGCAACATCCACGAAGAGCAAATTCCATGTTTTCTACAGTCCAAG GGCAAGTCATGCAGATTTTGTCATACCCTACCAAAAATATGTCAAAAGCATCACCAATCCAGTGACAATTGGGACAAGATTCAAAATGAGATTTGAAATGGATGATTCACCAGAAAGAAG GTGTAGTGGTGTAGTCACTGGAATAAGTGACATGGATCCCTACAGGTGGCCTAACTCAAAATGGAGATGTTTGATG GTAAGGTGGGACGAGGATATAGCAAGTGATCATCGTGATCGAGTTTCACCATGGGAGATTGATCCTTCTGTTTCCCTCCCACCCTTGAGCATTCAGTCTTCCCCAAGGCTTAAAAAACTGAGGACAGGTCTGCAGCCAGCCCCACCTGACAACCCTGTAACTG CAGGAGGGGGTGGGTTTTTGGACTTTGAGGAGTCTGTAAGATCCTCTAAGGTCTTGCAAGGTCAAGAAAATATAGGTTTCATATCACCCTTCTATGGATGTGATACTGTAAACCGTCCACTGGATTTTGAGATGCGATCCCCTGCACATCAAAATCGAGCATCAACTGGGATTGAAAAGTCTAATATTAGTGAGTTTTTGACGGCTCATCCCACCACCTACACAGGCTTTGTGGAATCTGATAGATTTCCAAAGGTCTTGCAAGGTCAAGAAATATGCCCACTGAGATCACTGACAAGAAAATCTgaatttaatttagatgcttGGAGAAAACCCAGTCCCGGTTGCAATTCTTTCAACATGTATCAAGCATCCAAACCCAATTTCTATCCACTGGAATCAGAGAGCCTTCAAAGCATGTATTTTCATTATAAAGACATTTATAAAGCTGGCTCAGATCCCAGAATGCGCTCTTATGCAAATAACTTAACAAGAGAGAATGTCTCATTCAACCCATCTTCTATTCAGACAGGGGTTATAACAAATGAATTTGGAAAGCCAAATCTACCAAATGAGCATAGGCCAGCAACACACGTGCCTGCTCCTCCCACTTTAGGGACAAATATGAGAAAtccaaaagatgaaaattttaatggaattgTGACTGGCTGTAaactttttgggttttctttgacTGGGGAAACTCCAAATTCACAAGTTTCTGGTAAGAGGAGTTGCACTAAG GTTCACAAGCAAGGCAGCTTAGTAGGAAGGGCCATTGATCTCTCAAGGCTAAATGGATACGGTGACCTCCTGAGTGAACTAGAACGGCTGTTTAGCATGGAAGGCCTTCTACAAGATCCTGATAAAGGATGGCGGATTTTGTACACCGACAGTGAGAATGATGTAATGGTCGTTGGGGATGACCCATGGCA CGAGTTCTGTAATGTCGTGTCCAAGATTCATATATATACCCAAGAAGAAGTGGAGAAGATGACCATTGGACTGATCAGCGACGATACTCAGAGCTGTTTGGAACAAGCACCAGTTGTAATGGAAGCCTCGAAGTCTTCATCCGTAGGCCAGCCAGATTCTTCTCCCACAGTAATTAGGGTTTAA
- the LOC126726239 gene encoding auxin response factor 4 isoform X2: MEIDLNHAVSEVEKNAYCNGNCGKVGCVCCLSSSTSSCSSNSSSPPNVSSSIYLELWHACAGPLTSLPKKGNVVVYFPQGHLEQAASASPFSPMEMPTFDLQPQIFCSVVNVQLLANKENDEVYTQVTLLPLPELVGKNSEGKELEELGVDEEGGGGSPTKSTPHMFCKTLTASDTSTHGGFSVPRRAAEDCFPPLDYKQQRPSQELVAKDLHGVGWTFRHIYRGQPRRHLLTTGWSLFVSQKNLVSGDAVLFLRGENGELRLGIRRAVRPRNGLPDSIIGNENSYPKVLSLVANATSTKSKFHVFYSPRASHADFVIPYQKYVKSITNPVTIGTRFKMRFEMDDSPERRCSGVVTGISDMDPYRWPNSKWRCLMVRWDEDIASDHRDRVSPWEIDPSVSLPPLSIQSSPRLKKLRTGLQPAPPDNPVTGGGGFLDFEESVRSSKVLQGQENIGFISPFYGCDTVNRPLDFEMRSPAHQNRASTGIEKSNISEFLTAHPTTYTGFVESDRFPKVLQGQEICPLRSLTRKSEFNLDAWRKPSPGCNSFNMYQASKPNFYPLESESLQSMYFHYKDIYKAGSDPRMRSYANNLTRENVSFNPSSIQTGVITNEFGKPNLPNEHRPATHVPAPPTLGTNMRNPKDENFNGIVTGCKLFGFSLTGETPNSQVSGKRSCTKVHKQGSLVGRAIDLSRLNGYGDLLSELERLFSMEGLLQDPDKGWRILYTDSENDVMVVGDDPWHEFCNVVSKIHIYTQEEVEKMTIGLISDDTQSCLEQAPVVMEASKSSSVGQPDSSPTVIRV; encoded by the exons ATGGAAATTGATCTGAACCATGCAGTGAGTGAGGTGGAGAAGAATGCATATTGTAATGGGAATTGTGGCAAGGTTGGCTGTGTCTGTTGTTTGTCCTCTTCTacttcttcatgttcttcaaaTTCATCTTCACCTCCCAATGTGTCTTCTTCCATTTATTTGGAGCTCTGGCATGCTTGTGCTGGCCCTCTCACCTCTCTGCCCAAGAAAGGAAATGTGGTTGTCTACTTCCCTCAAGGTCACTTAGAACAAGCTGCCTCAGCCTCTCCTTTCTCACCCATGGAGATGCCAACCTTTGATCTCCAACCACAGATCTTCTGCAGTGTTGTAAATGTTCAACTTTTA GCAAACAAGGAGAATGATGAGGTCTACACACAGGTTACTTTGCTTCCCCTTCCAGAG tTGGTGGGAAAGAATTCAGAAGGAAAAGAGCTTGAGGAGTTAGGGGTGGATGAGGAAGGGGGTGGAGGATCACCCACAAAGTCTACTCCCCACATGTTCTGCAAAACACTCACTGCTTCTGATACCAGCACTCATGGAGGCTTCTCTGTTCCTCGTAGAGCTGCTGAAGACTGTTTCCCTCCTTTG GATTATAAGCAGCAGAGGCCCTCTCAAGAGCTTGTTGCAAAAGACCTGCATGGCGTGGGATGGACGTTTCGACATATTTATAGAG gTCAGCCAAGGCGGCATCTGCTCACTACAGGATGGAGTCTTTTCGTAAGCCAAAAGAATCTTGTTTCAGGGGATGCTGTGCTCTTTCTAAG GGGTGAAAATGGAGAGCTGAGGTTAGGAATTAGAAGAGCTGTTCGACCAAGAAATGGTCTTCCCGATTCAATTATTGGCAATGAGAATTCTTATCCGAAAGTGCTTTCACTAGTGGCCAATGCAACATCCACGAAGAGCAAATTCCATGTTTTCTACAGTCCAAG GGCAAGTCATGCAGATTTTGTCATACCCTACCAAAAATATGTCAAAAGCATCACCAATCCAGTGACAATTGGGACAAGATTCAAAATGAGATTTGAAATGGATGATTCACCAGAAAGAAG GTGTAGTGGTGTAGTCACTGGAATAAGTGACATGGATCCCTACAGGTGGCCTAACTCAAAATGGAGATGTTTGATG GTAAGGTGGGACGAGGATATAGCAAGTGATCATCGTGATCGAGTTTCACCATGGGAGATTGATCCTTCTGTTTCCCTCCCACCCTTGAGCATTCAGTCTTCCCCAAGGCTTAAAAAACTGAGGACAGGTCTGCAGCCAGCCCCACCTGACAACCCTGTAACTG GAGGGGGTGGGTTTTTGGACTTTGAGGAGTCTGTAAGATCCTCTAAGGTCTTGCAAGGTCAAGAAAATATAGGTTTCATATCACCCTTCTATGGATGTGATACTGTAAACCGTCCACTGGATTTTGAGATGCGATCCCCTGCACATCAAAATCGAGCATCAACTGGGATTGAAAAGTCTAATATTAGTGAGTTTTTGACGGCTCATCCCACCACCTACACAGGCTTTGTGGAATCTGATAGATTTCCAAAGGTCTTGCAAGGTCAAGAAATATGCCCACTGAGATCACTGACAAGAAAATCTgaatttaatttagatgcttGGAGAAAACCCAGTCCCGGTTGCAATTCTTTCAACATGTATCAAGCATCCAAACCCAATTTCTATCCACTGGAATCAGAGAGCCTTCAAAGCATGTATTTTCATTATAAAGACATTTATAAAGCTGGCTCAGATCCCAGAATGCGCTCTTATGCAAATAACTTAACAAGAGAGAATGTCTCATTCAACCCATCTTCTATTCAGACAGGGGTTATAACAAATGAATTTGGAAAGCCAAATCTACCAAATGAGCATAGGCCAGCAACACACGTGCCTGCTCCTCCCACTTTAGGGACAAATATGAGAAAtccaaaagatgaaaattttaatggaattgTGACTGGCTGTAaactttttgggttttctttgacTGGGGAAACTCCAAATTCACAAGTTTCTGGTAAGAGGAGTTGCACTAAG GTTCACAAGCAAGGCAGCTTAGTAGGAAGGGCCATTGATCTCTCAAGGCTAAATGGATACGGTGACCTCCTGAGTGAACTAGAACGGCTGTTTAGCATGGAAGGCCTTCTACAAGATCCTGATAAAGGATGGCGGATTTTGTACACCGACAGTGAGAATGATGTAATGGTCGTTGGGGATGACCCATGGCA CGAGTTCTGTAATGTCGTGTCCAAGATTCATATATATACCCAAGAAGAAGTGGAGAAGATGACCATTGGACTGATCAGCGACGATACTCAGAGCTGTTTGGAACAAGCACCAGTTGTAATGGAAGCCTCGAAGTCTTCATCCGTAGGCCAGCCAGATTCTTCTCCCACAGTAATTAGGGTTTAA